In Deefgea piscis, the genomic window TTATGCGGCTGCGCCGCGTGGTTTTGGTGCGCGTTCTGCCGCGAGGGCAGGTTAGGGGATTTGCCTCACACCCCACAAAGTTTGCAACTTTGCGGGAACCCCGTCATCTGCAAAGCACTGTAGGTACGATTAGCGAAGCGTAATCGTACGCATGTGTCCATTCCTCCGATTTCGCTTTGCTCTATCGGAGCTACGGTTCTGCGGCCTCAAACAATGAACGCAAAAACCCCGCCCCGCTTGTTCCTCACTCGGCTGGATAAAGGGGATAGAAAACCATGAGTCCACCATGGGTGTGCTTGGTTTCGTGCTGGTGCTGGTGCTGGGCTCGCCGGAGGGTGTGCAAATCTTTGATTTGCGCACGCGGATGCGATGTTTATTACATCGCTGCTCAATCGAGGGTTTGGTGCGCAAATCCCTGCGGGATTATCACACCCTATAGGAGTATTTACTGCTAGGGATTGAATATCAATGCATTGCTGGCAATACATCTACTATTGTCTTGATCGTTGGTCTGGGGCTTGAGATCCCGTCTAAGCACTGTAGGTACGATTAGCGAAGCGTAATCGTACGCATGTGTCCATTCCCCCGATTTCGCTTTGCTCTATCGGGGCTACGGAACTGATCAAGCCCAGCGTTTACCGCGAATATGATTTAAACAAAACCGCTGGATTATTCCGGCGGTTTTTTTATGTGCTGGCGTTGTGGGTTTAGAACTTAATGCACGGGCGGCCTGCAGCTAGGGCGTAGCAGGGGCAGTTGGCGAATGTGCCGTTGGGATTGACGACTAAAGTATGGGCGTCGATTTTGCACCAGCGTTGGCTGCTGGGCTCTTGTGCGTGGTCGATGTCTAGACTGTTGCTGCTGCTTTGTCCGGCGGCGACGAAGTAAAATTGGCTATTGTCATCCCACACTTGGACTGGTTTTGGGCTGTGATTGATCACTCGACCATTGAGCGGCCACGGCCAATGACCATCGTGCTCTTTTTCTTTGAGGATTAAAAAAGCCATTGCCACACCGATGAGGCTTAAGGCGACGAGCGAAAAAAAGAAATGCTTTGCAGTCATACGGGGGGCTAAAAAATACAGGTGGTATATTTTATCCGTAAAACGCCAGTAAGATTTAATTTGTTGCGCTGCTGCATTCAATGACGCCGATGCCGTGTGTTGAAGGAATTGGTATTTATTGATGCGAGATGGGCTGAGCCGCTTGTGGCTTAGGTGTTTATTTTTGAGTAAAAACGCCTATGTTTTTATTTTGTTGTTTTAAATCATGTGTTTATGTGTTTTGTTTGAATGTTTCGCTAGCATATAAGTGATCGCTGTTTGCATGTGTTCGCAACGGAACATAGATTACATTAAGTGTAATGTTTGTGCGTAAACCAACTAGGAACCGTCCAATGAAGCTCCTTCAATTATCGAGTTTGTGTGCCGCTATGCTTTTTTCGGCGACTGCCGCACAGGCCAATATCAGCACATTTAGTGGCGTAACGGACATGATTGTTAATCAAACTAGTTATGTTGAAGACGGTATTGTCACCACGCCGCTGGCAGGAAAAATATGGGGCTGGCCAGTTGCTGGACAGTTGCATTTAGATGCGGAAGGTTATGCGGGTAATTCCGTTGACTTCACGTTTACCCAAGGCTTGTTCAGCCTAAAAAGCCTTGATGTGAGCTATTCGGTGCCTGGCGCGGCGGGCACCTTAACTGCGTATGGTCTATCGAATGAATTATTGTTTTCTAGTGTGATTGGGCCAAGCGCAGGCACGTTGAGTTTTAATGGCTGGAATAATATTTCGCGACTGAATTTACTCAATACCAGCAACCATATGAGTGTCGATAATTTAGTTTTAGCGCCGGTGCCAGAGCCAGAAACGTATGCTTTAATGGGTTTGGGACTCGTTGCTTTATTCGCCGCGCGCCGCCGGCAACGTTAATCGCTACGGGTATGTTGCTCAAGCCACCAATTGCGTGGTTTTTTTATTGCGCTGGTTTTATTTTTGCTGCGGGTAGCCAAGGGGGGGCAAGGCTTTGCTTTGCAGCGCAAATCTCTGCGGGATTTTCACTACCATTTGGGTATAGCTCTGCTGATGTTGATTTATATGATTTAGATGGTTATACCCTATGCTTATGATTGGTGTTGCTGGTGCTGGTGCTGGTGCTGGTGCTGGTGCTGGTGTTGCTGGTGTTGCTGGTGTTGGATTGGCGGTTTACGCATGAATCGCAGTTGCAATGCTTGTTTGCGGCTGATACGGCAGCAATTCGCTGCACTCATTGTCGCTCTACGTTGCGATAAAAGCATGGTGGCAAGGTGTGATTGATCGTTATGCTATCCCCAATCCCCAATCCCCGCATTAATTTGACTTTAATCTTACTTATGGTGTTGGCTTTGTGGTGCTGCTGGCCTATGATGGTGCGGTTAGATTTGATTGTTCACTTTTTGGAGTAAGACGAATGAAAAAAGGTTTAATTTGCACGGGTGCTTTGTTGCTTGCTTTGTCTTTGCCGGTTTTTGCGTCAAGCGCTGAAGAGTTGGTGGCGGCTTCGGCGCCGGGCGCGGTGACTTTGCTTGAGGCGGTAAAGGCCAATGGCACGATTGCGGCCATTGATGCGGCAACGCGTAAAGTGACGTTAAAAAATGAAGCTGGCCAAACGATGAGCGTGATGGCCGGTGAAGGGGTTAAAAACTTTGATAAGCTCAAAGTCGGCGACAAAGTAAAAGCTGAATATATGCAAGTGCTGACTTTGGAATTGCTTGGCCCAGGCTCGAACGTGCGTGAACGGATTACTGAAACCAGTAAAGCTTCAGCGCCAGCAGCCAAAGCAGGTGGTTTTGTTGGCGAGCAGGTGACTGTGGTGGGCAATGTGATTGGTGTCGATGCTAAAAAACATACGGTTCGCGTGCAAGGCGTGAATCGCACCGTGACTTTAAAAGTGCGTGATCCTGCGCAATTGAAATTGATCAAAAAAGGCGATCAAATCAAAGGTACTTACACGCAAGCTTTGGCGATGCTGGTCACTGCCGCCAAATAAGCGCTCTAGGTTTTTTTATTGTGCAAAAAATGGCTTGAAGGGGTTTGAATGCCGCGATTAAGAGCTGGGCTGTTTTTCGGGCTATTGTCTGCCACGACATGGGCGGCGATACAGCCTTTAACGGCGGCTGATTGTGCTGATTTACTCGACAATGGCGTATTGAGTGCTGCCAATCCAGTGCCGTGCGAGCGATTGCAGCGGGTGAGTTTTTCGCATCTTGATTTGCAGGGGCAGTTAAGCACAGGGCAGTTGATCGTGCTCGATGCGGTGGCGCCGCAAGTCGCGGCTTTGATGTTGGCATTGCGCGCGGCAAAGTTTCCGCTGCAATCAGCGCTGCCATTGACGCAATTTAAGGGCAATGATGTGTTGTCGATGAATGCCAATAACAGCAGTGCGTTGAATGGTCGCGCGGTGACAGCAGGCCAAAATTGGTCCAAACATGCGTATGGCGTGGCGATTGATGTGAACCCTTTGCAAAATCCGTATGTGAGTTTTGCTGACGATGGTACGGCGCTGATTTTGCCGGCAGCCAGTGCCAAGGCCTTTTTAAATCGCGCTGAGTTTCGCGCCGGTAAACCGCGCCGTAGCGGGATGGTGAATGAGGCGGTGGCGCATTTATTTGCGCAATATGGGTTTATGACTTGGGGTGGGGATTGGGATTCGCCAATTGATTATCAGCATTTTGAGATTGGGAGCCGCGCGTTCATTGAGCAGTTAATCACGCTTGATCCAGCTGCTGCGCAGGCGAGCTTTCAGCAATATGCCGATCGCTATCGGCAATGCGCCGCAAGTGAAACGGGTAGCCTGAGTGAAATTAGAGCGGTTTGCGTGGCCAAGGTGAGGCAATAATTCGATTTAATTATTGTCAGACTGGCTGATACAAAGCTGAACATTGCGCCGGTATTGGGGTCGCGCCGCGCTTTGGGTGTGCTATTGAGCTGAAATTGACCGGATATTGATCCGATATTGAGCAAATGGCGGGATTTTTTGCGGCGAAAGGGGCGTTTTTTTGGTGATATTACCCATTAATCCAATGGGGATGTGAAATTGAAGCTGTGGTTTTTTTGCATCAATCTGCCGCTAAAGTGCTTGTAGTGGCCTGTTTTATTGGTGTTTGACTGGATTTAATTTGTATTGCCCTTGAATTTCCCTTGAGTTGGCCGGATTGCTCGCAGCCCAATCTGGCGCTAGGGCTGGCTTGACACCCGATGGGGATACGCTTGAACATAGCGTCATGTTACTGAATTCGACCCCCGTGTATTTTTCTTATTATTATCTGGCTCGCCAACCGGCAGCCCGATGGGTCGCGTTCATTTAAATTACACCAAATGAATGATCCAAGGCCGCCGTGATGGGCGGCCTTGTTGCATTTGTGCCGCCCAAAAACGTCTGTCTGGATCTGCATTGTTGGTTTACGACAAAGGATCATGATGACAACTCGTTCGACTTGGGGCTCTAAGCTGGGTTTTATTTTGGCGGCCGCTGGCTCGGCCATTGGCTTGGGCGCGATTTGGAAATTCCCCTATGTCACCGCGATGAATGGCGGCGGCGTGTTTATTTTATTATTCCTGTTATTTAGTTTTACCCTCGGTTTGGCGCAGATGATCGTCGAATTGACGCTGGGCCGCAGCGCGCAAACGGGGCCGGTGGGCATGTTTCGCCAATTGGCGGGCAAGGCGTGGCCGCTGATTGGCTTAATGGGGATTTTTGCTGGGTTTGTTTTATATAGTTTTTACAGTGTGATTGGTGGCTGGACGATTGGGTATCTGGCGCTAGCGATTGACGGTAGTGTGGTTACTAGCAATACCCAAGAGCTAAAGTCTATTTTTACTGGCTTTGTGTCGCATCCCTATTGGCCGATTTTGGCGCATGCCGCTTTTGTTTTAGCCACGCTTGGCATTGTGATTGGCGGGGTAGAAAAAGGCATTGAGCGCGCCAGTAAATGTTTGATGCCGGCGTTGTTTTTGATGATGTTGATCTTGATTGGTCGAGTGTTAACCTTGCCCGGGGCATGGGAAGGGGTGAAGCTGTTTTTTACGCCTGACTTGACTAAGCTCACGCCGACGATGGCGATGGATGCTTTGGGCTTGGCGTTTTTCTCTTTGTCTTTAGGGACCGGCGGCATGATTGCGTATGGCTCTTACCTGAAGCAGCAAACGCCGGTCTTGCATTCTGCAGCGTGGGTGGTGGGTTTGTCGTGCGCGGTGGCGGTTTTGGCGGGCTTGATGATTTTTCCAGCGCTACATGTGTTTGGGCTCGATCCTGCGGCGGGGCCGGGTTTAACCTTTATGACCATGCCAGTGGTGTTTGCCAGCTTGCCGTTTGGCCAACTGTGGGCGATGGTCTTTTTTGCTTTACTGACGCTGGCCGCGCTGACGTCTTCGGTATCGATGCTCGAATTAATCGCGACGCTGTTTTTGGATGAATTTAAATTACCGCGTCGGCCTGTGATTTTAGTGTTGTCGCTGGTGGTGTTTTTGTGTGGTATTCCGGCATCGTTGTCGTTTGGGACATGGTCTGGTGTGACTTGGTGGGGAAAAAACATCTTTGAGCTGATGGATTACAGCGTGGCCAATTTAATGATGCCCATCGGCGGAATTGCCGTAGCGCTGTTTGCTGGCTGGCGAGTTTGGCCACATGTGGCGCAGCTCTGTGGCTTAACGGGCGGGGCGCTCTGGGGCTTAAAGTGGAGTTGCCGCGTGCTAGCGCCGCTGTCGATTGGCGTGTTATTACTCAAGAATTTATAAAGCAGCGATCTAAACACAGTTCACTTAACGCAAAACCTTGAAAATCTGACGCAGAGGCGCAGAGGAAATTTAGGGCTTTTCGATTGATTTTCTCTGCATCAAAAGCGATCGCAGCAATGAAATCGAGCAAAAAAATGCCGCTCACTTGGCTTAAGTGAGCGGCATTACAGCCGAGGCTGGGTTTACTTCAAATCTGATCAACAGGCAGATCGATTAGAAGCTGTAAGTGCTACCAAAACGAACGCGCCATTCAGCATCGTGCTGTTTGTTAGCGGTTTCGCCCAAGTAACCGACTTCGGTGTAAACGCGAACTGAAGGCGTGAGCTTGTAACCCAAACCAATATTGTGTTCGTAGTAGTTGCTGCTGTTGTTCACGTATTCAAAGTCATTGAGTTTGTGATCTACACGGAAGTTGTAGTAACCGCTGGTTTTTTCGTTGAATGATTTTTGCAACCAGAAGTCAGCACGAACCACTTCGTCGTGTTCAAACTTGCCGTTCAAGTCTTTTTCTGACCAGCCTTTAAAGTCGTAACGCAAACGGCTGTCAAAGCGCCAAGTTGGGGCAAACTCCCAGTTAGCACGGATGTAGGCTTTGTAAGCTTCGCCTTTGTTTTTAACCGTTTGCACCAAGAAACCAGGTTGCAAAGTCACAGCAGCATTGAGTTTGTGTTTGTAATACAGTTCAAATTCAGTATCGGTCCAGTTCATTTGATCAATCCCTTCACCTGGCAGGCTGGTATTGCTCATAGAGTACTCAACACCACCACCAAAACCATTGGCCATTTCGTGGCTCAATAAGATGCGTGATTCGTATTTTTCGCTACCCGTTTTGTAGCCGCCACGGAAATCGATGCTCGTTGCGTGCGCTTGAATGGCAATTGCGCTGCAAGCCAGAGCGACAAGGTATTTAATCTTCATGATTTAAATTCTCGAATAAAGTAGAAAGTGAAATGGCAGTGCCATTACGTCGATCATAATTCGCTTATATTTGGCAGGTAAATGGTATTTATTACAATTTCTGGGGTGTTTTGCGAATTTGTTTAATGTTTCGATGATTGTCAGAAATTGGAAATAAAAAGATAATTTGAGGTAATAAATTAGTTTGTTTGAATTACATATATCAAAAATCAGTTGTTGTAAAATTGATTCATTAAATGAATTTTTATTGCCATTCCGACCATTAATAATATAAGGCCTTAAGTAATTAAATATGCCATTTAATTACTTAAGGAGAGTTGCTTAATTGATAAAAGCACTGCTCTCGCTTTAATTTTAATAGATCGATGCCGCGCAAGCGCTTTGCCACTGTAGAATGCAGTTCTGAGATTTGTCGTCGTCATCAATGGAGTTGTGATGCTGTTACAGCGTGGTTTAAAAAGTGTGTTGACCACTTGGTTGTCGGGTCTATTGGCTTTGCTACCTTTTTTACTCACTATTTCGCTGTTGGCGTGGGTGGTGAATTTACTCAATGATTATTTAGGGCCAAAAAGCTTAGTGGGGCAGTTGTTTTCGATTATTGGTCAGCCGGTGGTGGATCATCCGGTATTTGGGTATTTAATTGGTTGGGTGATGTTGCTGGGGGCGATTTATCCTTTGGGTATTTTGGTGCGCTCTCGATTAAAAAAACCATTAGCGGCACTGGTCGATAGTACGGTGCGGCGTATTCCGGTGATTGGTAGTTTTTATAATATGGCCGATCGTTTTGTGGGTTTGCTCGATCAAAAGCAAGACGCTGATATTGGCGCGATGAGCCCAGTTTGGTGTTTGTTTGGCGGGGATGGCGTGGCGGTCTTGGCCTTGATGCCCAATCCTGTGCCGATTGAGATTGATGGCCGCGAGTATCAAGCGATTTTAGTGCCGACCGCACCAGTGCCGATTGGCGGTGGTTTGTTGTATATCCCCAAGGAATGGATACGCCCAGCCAATATTGGCGTGGATAAACTGACCAGTATTTATGTGTCGATGGGGATTACGCCACCGCCGTCACTGAAAAAAGCCAGCCAAATGGCACCCGTGATTTATCCGGACCCACGGGCGTTATAAGTTTTGATGCTGGCGCAGTGATTGCACCGAAATAAAAAACGCCCGACTCAAATCGGGCGTTTTGTTTTGGGGCTTATACCACCCACTGACCGTCACGATACACGACGTCGTCACCAAACTGGACGGATTCGGTAATGGCAAACACGTCGATATGGTATTTGCCTTCGCCACGTTTGATATGTGGTTTGGCGTAAATGCCGTGCTTCATGCCCAGTGATAAATGAATGCCGCACATTCGCTCATAGGTGCCAATATCACTGACGGTGCGCTCAAAGCTAAAGGCACGGTTCATGCCTAAACCCAATTCTCTTACCCAAACCACACCACCTTCATCGGCGCGAATCTTCGCCATCATGGCGTCAAATTCAGGGGTGGAATCGATGACGTCAGTCACTTGGCTTTTTTCAATGACTAAAGTGATTGGCGTAGCGGGGCGGTTAACGCGAAAGGTGGTGTCGCCAAAAATAAAAATCCGCACTCGGCCATTCACTAAATCTAAATCAGCCGCTTCGGTAAACACTTCACCCAATGGAAATTGCCCGCCGGTGTTATTCATCTGACGGTAGTCGCCAATATTGAGTTTGGCCGATTCAAACGGCGTAGCAAAAATCAGTTGATTACCTGCGCCACTATCGATCATGCCATGCGGTGCAGCATCGATTTTGGCTTTGAGCGCATGGCCAACGTCGCGATAATAGCTTGGGTCGTACGCCAATGAATCGATGTAGTAGGCGACTTCTGCGCCGGGCATGCGACCCAAGTGGGGATGCTCAATGACTTTGAGGCTGCGTTTAAATAGCTCAACGCGAATCCGAAAGGCTTCAAGGCGAAAGTGTGTTGACTGCACCAACACCACTAAGTCTTTGGCGGCAAGCTCGGCAAATTCGGCCAGCACTTGCTCGGGCGTGCTGTGGTCAAAATCAATAAAATGAGCGTGCGGTAGGCAATGGCGGTAAGCGGCAGTAAGGGTGACGGCCAATTCACTGCGGCTATCAAATACCACCACCGCTTTTTCTGCCGCGCTATGCTCAAAAGCAATGCGCAGTACATCGCTTAAATGTTGCTGGGCTATGGCCACCAGCGCGCTGGACGCGGTGAAAGTATCGATTTCTGGATTGCTACTTGAGTCGTTCATCGTTGGCTTGGCTTATTAAATTAAATGGCAAAAATAGGGTGGTTTGGCCGCAGTGAGTTATTTCTGCTGGCAGCTGCGCTTAGCGCCGCATGCGCGCGTCAAGTTGCTCGACTTGCGCGCGCGCCCATGGCGTGCGGCGTAAAAAAGTGAGGCTCGATTTGATCGACGGGTCATTGGAAAAACACTTGATCGGAATACGCCGGGCGAGTTCTTCCCAACCAAAATGATCAACTAGGTCGGTGAGCATTTTTTCTAAGGTAATGCCATGCTGCGGGTCTTGGTTGTACATACTGCGGTCCTCGATTGGGATTATCTTTAACCCATTTAGATCATTATTGAACGTTGTTCAGATTGGGGGTTGATGCTGTGCCGCGCTTGTTGGTCTGGGGCTTAATCACCCGTTCAAGCGCACCGAGTGAGGAGCGAGACAAACAGCTTTACCGTTTGGCTCACGATCGATCGAGGGCATCGGGGACCGATGCGCGCTCAAAAGCGCCTTTCTTTCCCCCTCTTTTTTGGCGAGTCAAAGAAAGAGGGGGGGCGCCACTGACTGTGACTGTAAACAGCCGTGCCGCAGGCACTTAAAACCATTAACACATAATCTGAGATTCATTCGTAATTAATAGGTATCTTTCGCTATGACTTATAGTATGACTGCTAGCGGCATATACCCATTATTAATATTGAATCAATAAAAAAGCCCAACTGCTCGTTGGGCTCATCATCGCTCGGGCGGTAAATTGAATTAGTTAAATAAACCTTTCCACCACAAACGAATCGTATCCCATGCACGGCCAAAAATATTGGCTTGTTCAACTGAAGCAATCGCCACTACTTTGCGTTCAGAGAGCACTTTGCCGTCTAAGCTGATTTTCATCGTGCCTACCACTTGACCTTCTTTGATCGGCGCCATTAAAGGCTGTTGGCTGACTAAATCAATTTTAAGTTTTGCTGCATCGCCTTTGGGTACGGTGATGTATTGGTCTTGCATAAAGCCAACGCCAACGGTGTCAGCTTTCCCTTTCCATACCGGCACTTGCTGTACGGCTTGTTTAGCGGTGTAAAGGCGTGGCGTTTCAAAAAATTGTGCGCCCCAGTTGAGTAATTTTGACGACTCGGTGGCGCGAACTTCGGGGCTGGTGGTGCCAACAACGACAGAAATCAAGCGGCGGCCATCGCGTTTACTGGATGCGACAAGATTGTAGCCTGCTGAGTTGGTGTGGCCGGTTTTCATGCCATCAACAAAAGGGTCGCGGTAGAGCAATAAATTGCGATTAGGCTGGCTGATATTGTTGTACTTGAATTCTTTAATACCGTAAATCGGATAGTACTCTGGGAAATCATTGATTATTGCAGTGGCTAAACGGCCTAAATCGCTGGTCGTCACCAATAAGGCCGGGTCGGGTAAACCGGTGCTATTGGTAAAGAATGAATTGTGCAGACCGAGGCGTTTGGCTTCTTTGTTCATCAATTGCGCAAATATTTCTTCGCTACCGGCAATGGCTTCGGCCAAGGTCACGCAAGCGTCGTTACCGCTTTGCACGATCATGCCTTTGATTAGGTCGTCCACGGTCGCAGGGACTTTAGGGTCTAGATACATGCGCGAACCTTCGGTGCGCCAGCCTTTATCCGACACCAAGAGGGTTTGGTCGAGTTTGAGTTTGCCTTCTTTCACCATTTTAAAGGTGATATAGGCTGTCATCATTTTAGTGAGCGATGCTGGCTCGATTTTCATGTCCGGATCACGTGCAGCCAATACTTGGCCGCTTTGCTTGTCGTAGAGGTAATACGACTTGGCCGCAATTTCGGGAACCGGCGGCACAAAAGCGTGGGCAAGGCTAGGTAGGGCGATTAGGGCGGCAATCAGGCGGGTTTTCATCGAATTCATGGCTATTTAAAAGTGAGTCGGAGCACAAAGGACAGATTATACGGCGTTTAGTGCCGCGAAAACTGTGATTGAATGCCTTTTGCTGCGTTGAAAATTTACATTCACAATAAGCTTGAATTCATTGCGACAAAATACCTCATTTTTTGGGCAATTGGTCACGGGTGATTGCGCTTGGCTTTGCGAAAATGCGGCTCTGATTCAAGGAGTTGCTGATGCGCTATTTGTTTGTGTTGTCTTTTTTTGTACTGCAGCCCGTGTTGGCAATGATTTGGCCTTGGCCGTTGAATGGCAAAGTGATTAATTATAGTATTTTGCCTGTTGCAGTTTGGGACGGTGAGCATGGCATCTACACGCTAGCGGCCGGCACCTTTAGCGGTAAGCAAGCAGATATTGATCATGTTTTTGATTTTGGTAGCTTTCGCTGGTGCAAGATAGGCCCAAGCACGGTGATTGTGAATCGTCAGGGCGAAGTGGAGTCTTGTCCAAAGTGGGTGAGTGGCCCTGGTGCTGCGAGTTAATTTCACATCAGAATGAAAAAACAGCGCTCGACTACCTTGGACTAAGGTCGCCGTGCGCTGTGATTCAAGTTTAAAACGGATAATTTGGGGTTTGAGTTGAAAGATCGAGCCAAATACCGGTACTGACTTGGTTGTACTTGCTGGTTGCGAGTGCGTAAAAAGTTTCCGGTAAGACTTCAAGTCCTAAGGCCGCGACCGAGCTGATAGCGGTGGGGGTGAGTGTGATGCCATACATGGCAAAGATGTTTTTTAAGTCTTTGCCGATGATTTTTGAGCTTAAAACATAGAGCAAATCAGGGTTATTAATCTTATTATCGGCATAGCTGCCCATCGCATATTTGCCTTTATTATTGGCATCCCACGCGCGGCTCACCAAGCGATCACCCTTGGTTAGTAACGTGAAATAATCCAGACTCGCTTCCATACTCGGTTTCGCTTCGTTGACGCGATATTTGCTAAATAAAAACGCCAATTGAAAGTGCACGGCGCGCATTGAATTTGGGTCCGCCATGGTCCAAAGTCGTTTTTGCATGTCGAGGATTTTATCTTCTCCGACTTTGTTGGTATCACGGTTGTTTTTGATGTGTTGATACAAGGTTGGGTGGTTGGTGGTATGCCCCGTATCGACGCCGAGCGTTTTAAATTGCCGCATCATTTGCGCGCTGGCGAGGATGTTGTTATTGCATTCTGTAACACACCCTTGGCCATTAAACGCTATTGTCATAACGCGCTGCACCGTGTTGTGACCGAGCTCGTGCGCGTGTCCCCAGCCAGTGCCACTGATACCGGCAAAGCCATCGGATGGATTGCCCGAGCAAAGAAATCCACATTGAGCGATCCAACCAACAAAGTGCTGCACGCCCGGAGCGCGATGAATTGGCCCATCACACTGCCAACCAAATTGAGTACAAAGCTGCGATACATTGGCCGACATCGGCATATTGCTATAGCCATTGGCGAGGTGATTGCTATCAAATAAGCTGCCTTTGACTTGATCAAGGATATAGACCTTAGGGTCGATATTGCCCATGGCCTGATTGGCATAATTGATGGTTTGTTGGATTTCTCCACCGACAAATTTCGCCGTTTGCCAGCCAAAGTCTTTGCGTTTGAGTGCGGCAACGGCTTCGTTGATTTCGGCGTCGCTTTGCGGCTTGGTAAAATCAAAATGCGCATATTTGGCTGCGCCACGAATTTTTAGCGTGACGGTTTGCCCTGACGCTGCGCCGCCGTAGTTGAGGTAGAGCGGACCACCAAAAGGTGACACAAAGACGGTGGCTTTCGTCGTATTGAGTGGAATCGCAAATGACTGTGGACGGCGTGGGCGTTTATAAGCTTCGGCCACATTGTCGGTGAGTGGGTTACCAAAGGCGCGCACATGGTTGGTTTGAATGCTGAGATTGGCATCGCCTTTTTCGAGCACTTCGATGTAAACCGGTTTGCCTGGAATAGAGGCACGGCCAATAGCAGTGGTGCCTCCGCTTTGGGCAATGGTGACGTCGATAATTTCATCGCTTTGGCTGACGGGGATGCTTTGCGCAGCAACAGGCATAAAATCACCTTGGCCAGCTGCGGCAAAGGTGGTGTAGCTGCGGTTATAAGCCAGCCAAGAGTCCGAAGCGTAAGTGCGTAAAAATTCATCAGGATTGGTGGTGCGATTGATTTTACCGTATTGAATGCTTGGACGATAAAGGTCGGCCCAAAGAATGAGTAAGCGATGTAAATCGGTTGCTG contains:
- a CDS encoding DUF502 domain-containing protein, whose protein sequence is MLLQRGLKSVLTTWLSGLLALLPFLLTISLLAWVVNLLNDYLGPKSLVGQLFSIIGQPVVDHPVFGYLIGWVMLLGAIYPLGILVRSRLKKPLAALVDSTVRRIPVIGSFYNMADRFVGLLDQKQDADIGAMSPVWCLFGGDGVAVLALMPNPVPIEIDGREYQAILVPTAPVPIGGGLLYIPKEWIRPANIGVDKLTSIYVSMGITPPPSLKKASQMAPVIYPDPRAL
- a CDS encoding copper-binding protein yields the protein MKKGLICTGALLLALSLPVFASSAEELVAASAPGAVTLLEAVKANGTIAAIDAATRKVTLKNEAGQTMSVMAGEGVKNFDKLKVGDKVKAEYMQVLTLELLGPGSNVRERITETSKASAPAAKAGGFVGEQVTVVGNVIGVDAKKHTVRVQGVNRTVTLKVRDPAQLKLIKKGDQIKGTYTQALAMLVTAAK
- a CDS encoding D-alanyl-D-alanine carboxypeptidase family protein, yielding MKTRLIAALIALPSLAHAFVPPVPEIAAKSYYLYDKQSGQVLAARDPDMKIEPASLTKMMTAYITFKMVKEGKLKLDQTLLVSDKGWRTEGSRMYLDPKVPATVDDLIKGMIVQSGNDACVTLAEAIAGSEEIFAQLMNKEAKRLGLHNSFFTNSTGLPDPALLVTTSDLGRLATAIINDFPEYYPIYGIKEFKYNNISQPNRNLLLYRDPFVDGMKTGHTNSAGYNLVASSKRDGRRLISVVVGTTSPEVRATESSKLLNWGAQFFETPRLYTAKQAVQQVPVWKGKADTVGVGFMQDQYITVPKGDAAKLKIDLVSQQPLMAPIKEGQVVGTMKISLDGKVLSERKVVAIASVEQANIFGRAWDTIRLWWKGLFN
- a CDS encoding M15 family metallopeptidase, whose translation is MPRLRAGLFFGLLSATTWAAIQPLTAADCADLLDNGVLSAANPVPCERLQRVSFSHLDLQGQLSTGQLIVLDAVAPQVAALMLALRAAKFPLQSALPLTQFKGNDVLSMNANNSSALNGRAVTAGQNWSKHAYGVAIDVNPLQNPYVSFADDGTALILPAASAKAFLNRAEFRAGKPRRSGMVNEAVAHLFAQYGFMTWGGDWDSPIDYQHFEIGSRAFIEQLITLDPAAAQASFQQYADRYRQCAASETGSLSEIRAVCVAKVRQ
- a CDS encoding oligogalacturonate-specific porin KdgM family protein: MKIKYLVALACSAIAIQAHATSIDFRGGYKTGSEKYESRILLSHEMANGFGGGVEYSMSNTSLPGEGIDQMNWTDTEFELYYKHKLNAAVTLQPGFLVQTVKNKGEAYKAYIRANWEFAPTWRFDSRLRYDFKGWSEKDLNGKFEHDEVVRADFWLQKSFNEKTSGYYNFRVDHKLNDFEYVNNSSNYYEHNIGLGYKLTPSVRVYTEVGYLGETANKQHDAEWRVRFGSTYSF
- a CDS encoding sodium-dependent transporter; amino-acid sequence: MMTTRSTWGSKLGFILAAAGSAIGLGAIWKFPYVTAMNGGGVFILLFLLFSFTLGLAQMIVELTLGRSAQTGPVGMFRQLAGKAWPLIGLMGIFAGFVLYSFYSVIGGWTIGYLALAIDGSVVTSNTQELKSIFTGFVSHPYWPILAHAAFVLATLGIVIGGVEKGIERASKCLMPALFLMMLILIGRVLTLPGAWEGVKLFFTPDLTKLTPTMAMDALGLAFFSLSLGTGGMIAYGSYLKQQTPVLHSAAWVVGLSCAVAVLAGLMIFPALHVFGLDPAAGPGLTFMTMPVVFASLPFGQLWAMVFFALLTLAALTSSVSMLELIATLFLDEFKLPRRPVILVLSLVVFLCGIPASLSFGTWSGVTWWGKNIFELMDYSVANLMMPIGGIAVALFAGWRVWPHVAQLCGLTGGALWGLKWSCRVLAPLSIGVLLLKNL
- a CDS encoding VF530 family protein, producing MYNQDPQHGITLEKMLTDLVDHFGWEELARRIPIKCFSNDPSIKSSLTFLRRTPWARAQVEQLDARMRR